A stretch of the Teredinibacter haidensis genome encodes the following:
- a CDS encoding OmpH family outer membrane protein, producing MTIKKILAVGALLVMANMAFAGKIAIFNHESAMMGTKQAAQAIEKLKANAEYNQMMTQIESLQADLKGLAKEAETNGMTWSQEKMAEHRKKMEYVQADLQLAAKKIQGENAAVINKLAQEFQPKLKAVLDEIMKADGIDVILRPQAVYTVMPALDITAKVTAALDKAK from the coding sequence ATGACTATTAAAAAAATCCTCGCAGTTGGCGCACTTTTGGTTATGGCGAATATGGCATTCGCCGGTAAGATCGCTATTTTTAACCACGAAAGCGCGATGATGGGTACCAAACAAGCTGCTCAGGCTATTGAAAAGTTAAAGGCTAATGCCGAATACAACCAGATGATGACCCAGATTGAATCACTGCAGGCAGACCTGAAGGGCTTGGCCAAAGAGGCTGAAACCAATGGCATGACTTGGTCGCAGGAAAAAATGGCTGAGCATCGCAAAAAGATGGAATACGTGCAGGCAGATTTACAGCTGGCGGCAAAAAAAATTCAGGGCGAAAATGCTGCGGTTATCAATAAGCTGGCTCAGGAATTTCAACCTAAGTTGAAAGCTGTGTTGGACGAAATTATGAAAGCCGACGGTATCGATGTTATTTTGCGTCCACAGGCGGTTTATACCGTAATGCCCGCGCTTGATATTACCGCTAAAGTAACTGCGGCGCTGGATAAAGCTAAGTAA
- the rseP gene encoding RIP metalloprotease RseP, protein MGTITTVFYFLIAITILVAVHEFGHFYVARRCGVKVLRFSIGFGKRLYCWTDKQGTEFAISSIPLGGYVKMVDEREGDVAPEDLPYAFTQKPVWQRIAIAAAGPLANFILAIVFYWLLAMQGAVSLSPVIGNVEPGSIAAQAGLEVGQEIVAVDGKTIDSRRSLDLYLINRLGESGDISFTVKYPDSDLVYESRAQLNEWLKGAEAPDVIGGLGIEFYHPQILLNVIHVEPGSAAEAGGFQVGDKVISIDGGSRSSGDQWSSYISTRAGQVLTIVVARTEEGGSVSQKILTVTPREVKDTLGRKRGLMGIAWGSETWPEEMIRRHHYGVFGSMKQAVTETGEVVSTVLISLKKLILGQISTKNLSGPIGIAKVVGHSAEAGIWTFVNVLAYISVLLGVFNLLPIPVLDGGHILYGLIEWVKGSPVSEKIQVLGYQAGLVMLLGLMVIAFYNDILRL, encoded by the coding sequence ATAGGAACAATTACAACCGTCTTTTATTTTCTCATCGCCATTACGATTCTGGTGGCGGTGCATGAGTTTGGTCATTTTTATGTCGCCCGTCGCTGTGGTGTTAAGGTGCTGCGTTTTTCTATTGGCTTTGGCAAGCGGCTGTATTGTTGGACTGATAAGCAGGGTACCGAGTTTGCGATCTCCTCTATTCCTCTAGGGGGCTATGTCAAAATGGTGGATGAGCGCGAAGGTGATGTCGCTCCAGAAGATCTACCCTACGCCTTTACTCAGAAGCCGGTTTGGCAACGTATCGCTATTGCCGCTGCGGGTCCGTTGGCCAACTTTATTCTGGCTATTGTATTTTATTGGCTGCTGGCAATGCAGGGAGCGGTATCCCTGTCTCCTGTGATTGGCAACGTTGAGCCAGGGTCTATTGCTGCGCAGGCTGGTCTGGAGGTTGGGCAGGAAATTGTGGCGGTCGATGGTAAGACGATAGACAGTCGTCGATCTTTGGACCTGTATTTAATTAACCGTCTGGGCGAAAGCGGCGATATTAGTTTTACGGTGAAGTACCCGGATAGCGACCTTGTATACGAATCGCGGGCTCAACTGAACGAGTGGTTAAAGGGAGCGGAGGCACCGGATGTTATCGGCGGCCTGGGAATTGAATTCTATCACCCACAGATTCTGTTAAACGTTATCCATGTCGAGCCGGGCAGTGCTGCTGAGGCCGGTGGTTTTCAGGTTGGCGATAAGGTTATTAGCATTGACGGTGGAAGTCGCAGTAGCGGCGACCAGTGGTCCAGCTATATCAGTACGCGCGCAGGACAGGTACTGACGATTGTTGTAGCGCGAACCGAAGAGGGTGGCAGTGTTAGCCAAAAGATTCTCACCGTAACGCCGCGCGAAGTGAAAGATACGCTGGGTCGTAAACGAGGTTTGATGGGCATTGCCTGGGGCAGTGAAACGTGGCCGGAAGAAATGATCCGCCGACATCACTATGGCGTTTTCGGTAGTATGAAGCAGGCGGTAACTGAAACCGGTGAAGTGGTATCGACCGTCTTGATATCCCTTAAAAAGCTGATTTTAGGCCAAATTTCCACTAAGAACTTGAGTGGCCCGATAGGCATTGCTAAAGTTGTCGGCCATTCGGCGGAGGCTGGTATCTGGACCTTCGTGAATGTCCTTGCTTATATCAGCGTTCTTCTCGGTGTATTTAACTTATTGCCGATTCCAGTGCTTGATGGCGGTCATATTTTGTACGGTTTGATCGAGTGGGTGAAGGGTAGTCCTGTGTCTGAAAAAATACAGGTTTTGGGTTATCAGGCAGGTCTGGTAATGCTGCTGGGTTTGATGGTGATAGCCTTTTATAACGACATTTTACGCCTGTAG
- the lpxD gene encoding UDP-3-O-(3-hydroxymyristoyl)glucosamine N-acyltransferase, translating into MVKTTYSLKQLAEFLQCDYVGDTAVEVDAIATLEQATKQQLTFISQDKYEKYLPDCRAGILVLKPEQQEKFSGNKLLVTDPYMAYAQLSRIFESRQRVAVGIHPSAVVAESAMVAATARIGPNAVIGEFTVIGEDTEISAGCTVGDASRVGDNCLLHANVSVYAGVTIGDKVIVHSGTVLGSDGFGFAPSQQGWVKIHQLGGVRIGSRVEIGSNTSIDRGALTDTVIEDNVIIDNLVHIAHGVKVGEGTAIAGCVGIAGSTTIGKNCQIAGAVAINGHIEIADNTFFHGGTIVTKGVRESGAYASTPPMQDVRKWRRNSVRYTQLDDLANRIKDLEKAAK; encoded by the coding sequence ATGGTCAAAACAACCTACTCTCTAAAACAATTGGCTGAATTTCTTCAGTGTGATTATGTAGGTGATACTGCTGTTGAAGTTGACGCAATAGCAACGCTTGAGCAGGCGACCAAGCAGCAGCTGACGTTTATCTCTCAGGATAAATACGAAAAATACCTGCCCGATTGTCGAGCAGGTATTTTGGTTTTAAAACCGGAGCAGCAGGAAAAGTTTAGCGGCAACAAATTGCTGGTAACGGACCCTTATATGGCTTACGCCCAGCTGAGCCGCATTTTCGAAAGCCGGCAGCGTGTTGCAGTTGGTATTCATCCCTCGGCAGTTGTTGCTGAAAGTGCCATGGTTGCAGCGACGGCTCGTATTGGCCCAAATGCTGTTATTGGTGAGTTCACCGTTATTGGCGAAGATACCGAAATTTCAGCCGGCTGTACGGTTGGCGACGCCAGCCGCGTGGGCGACAACTGCTTACTGCATGCAAATGTATCCGTTTATGCCGGAGTAACCATCGGCGATAAAGTTATTGTGCACAGTGGCACTGTTCTAGGCTCAGACGGTTTTGGCTTTGCGCCTTCTCAACAGGGGTGGGTAAAAATACACCAGCTTGGTGGAGTGCGCATTGGTAGTCGTGTCGAGATTGGCTCTAATACGTCAATTGACCGAGGTGCTCTGACGGATACGGTTATTGAGGACAATGTTATTATCGATAACCTCGTTCATATCGCCCACGGGGTGAAGGTGGGTGAGGGGACTGCCATTGCCGGTTGTGTCGGCATTGCTGGCAGTACGACTATTGGTAAGAATTGTCAGATTGCCGGTGCTGTTGCCATTAACGGCCATATTGAAATAGCCGATAATACCTTTTTCCATGGCGGAACGATTGTTACGAAAGGTGTACGTGAATCGGGAGCTTATGCTTCCACTCCACCCATGCAAGATGTGAGGAAATGGCGTAGAAACTCTGTGCGCTATACTCAATTGGATGACCTAGCAAACCGGATCAAAGATCTGGAAAAAGCCGCTAAATAA
- the fabZ gene encoding 3-hydroxyacyl-ACP dehydratase FabZ, translated as MLDILEIKKYLPHRYPFLLIDRVVDLVEGESIVAYKNVTVNEEVFQGHFPNFPVFPGVLLLEAMAQACGVLGFKTMDKTPDDGSIYLYAGADKVRFKRQVVPGDRVYFEAKIVSVKRGIWKFDCIAKVDDQLVACATIMCADRAVG; from the coding sequence ATGTTGGATATATTGGAAATTAAAAAATATTTGCCACATCGCTATCCCTTTTTATTGATTGATCGTGTAGTCGATTTAGTGGAAGGCGAATCAATTGTTGCATACAAAAATGTCACCGTGAATGAAGAAGTTTTTCAGGGGCATTTCCCCAATTTCCCCGTTTTTCCTGGTGTACTTTTATTGGAAGCAATGGCGCAGGCCTGTGGTGTTCTCGGTTTTAAAACCATGGATAAAACACCTGATGATGGTTCGATTTACTTGTACGCAGGCGCGGACAAAGTGCGTTTTAAGCGTCAGGTTGTGCCCGGTGATAGAGTGTACTTTGAAGCTAAAATTGTTTCGGTAAAACGCGGTATCTGGAAGTTTGATTGTATTGCTAAAGTCGATGATCAGTTGGTGGCATGTGCAACTATTATGTGTGCTGATAGAGCTGTAGGTTAA
- the bamA gene encoding outer membrane protein assembly factor BamA produces MKRFLVLLALFVVSAPSLAQSFRVDDIRLEGLQRVSASPVFAALPVQVGETIDREDVRDIIRSLFSTGFFSGVQIAREGRVLIVILQERPSIKSINIEGNKAIKTEQLTEVMEENDLREGEILQQDLLQGITRELERQYVARARYGASVEAEVEELPNNMVGIDIQVDEGKSARIKHLNIVGNTVFPEEELLDLFEIDTGKWYKPLSGADQYAKEKLTGDIETLESFYLDRGYLDFEVLSSQISISPDKTQVFITLNIHEGEIYTVKSIDIAGDPIIPEERLRRVVLLREGETFSQRYMTDTSEYVTTMMGNSGYTNAKVEGIPEKNQEEHTVDVTFFVDPGKRVYVRRINFRGNVKTSDEVLRREMRQMEGASASNSRIEQSKVRLERLGYFKEVQVNTVDVLGTDDMIDVDYSVEEQASGSIQASVGYAQTTGLNLGVSVQQNNWLGTGKQVSFGINKNTYQTLYSYSYSDPYFTPDGVSRGLSAYYRTRDYSKINVSSYSTDAYGADMTFGYPISEISRVGFGLGFINQKIKTGRYAPQEIASSPSLSAFSSNSYITQYDWENISLPAASANPSGYAVPIENNQYQEFEIDTYAITEENLLATQPGFIDEYGKDFSSATLSFNWSRITLNRGILATRGSSQRLQFEATVPSSEMEYYKLTYNGHIFFPLTKDFTLRLKSRLGYGDGYGSMDELPFFENFYSGGFGSVRGFERSTLGPRGSPSWEYRTAVDNNRNALPTGWTDLNRDGNIQSTELSGVSPNYIACEDPTSPQVLNSSYQICEPGKLMAYQTGGVRSIGGNVLAEFSAEMILPIPFIEDTRSMQLVAFVDAGNVFSGYCRKDNFKQLNCHEISADYLSSSAGFGFTWISGFGPMTFSYSVPLHRNENDRTEAFQFSFGTGF; encoded by the coding sequence ATGAAGCGATTTCTGGTTCTTTTAGCGCTGTTTGTAGTCTCGGCGCCCTCACTGGCTCAGAGTTTCCGAGTCGACGATATTCGCCTAGAAGGCTTGCAGCGGGTTTCGGCAAGTCCGGTATTTGCCGCACTACCGGTTCAGGTGGGTGAAACCATCGACAGGGAAGATGTGCGCGATATTATTCGCTCGCTCTTTTCTACGGGCTTCTTCTCTGGAGTCCAGATCGCGCGGGAAGGCCGTGTGCTCATTGTGATCTTGCAGGAACGCCCTTCCATTAAGTCGATCAATATTGAGGGCAACAAGGCCATCAAAACCGAGCAGCTGACGGAGGTGATGGAAGAAAACGACCTGCGCGAAGGTGAAATTCTGCAGCAGGATTTGCTGCAGGGGATTACCCGTGAACTGGAAAGGCAGTATGTTGCCCGTGCTCGTTACGGCGCGTCTGTTGAGGCTGAGGTGGAAGAGCTGCCCAACAATATGGTGGGCATTGATATTCAAGTGGACGAGGGTAAGTCTGCACGTATTAAGCATTTGAATATCGTCGGTAATACCGTATTTCCCGAGGAAGAATTACTCGACCTGTTCGAAATTGATACGGGTAAGTGGTACAAGCCCTTATCCGGTGCGGATCAGTACGCTAAAGAGAAACTGACCGGTGATATCGAAACCCTGGAATCCTTCTACTTGGATCGGGGCTATCTGGATTTTGAAGTGCTTTCTAGTCAGATTTCTATCAGCCCGGATAAAACACAGGTTTTTATTACCCTGAATATTCATGAGGGTGAGATCTATACCGTCAAAAGCATTGATATTGCAGGCGATCCAATTATTCCAGAGGAACGATTGCGCCGAGTTGTGTTGCTACGTGAAGGCGAGACTTTCTCGCAGCGTTATATGACGGATACCTCTGAGTATGTGACGACTATGATGGGTAATTCCGGGTATACCAACGCCAAGGTGGAAGGTATTCCTGAGAAAAACCAGGAAGAGCATACGGTTGACGTGACGTTCTTTGTCGACCCTGGTAAGCGCGTTTATGTTCGACGGATTAACTTCCGCGGCAATGTGAAAACCAGCGATGAAGTGCTTCGCCGTGAAATGCGTCAGATGGAAGGAGCCTCTGCGTCTAACTCTCGCATTGAGCAATCCAAGGTTCGATTGGAGCGCCTGGGGTACTTTAAAGAAGTGCAGGTTAACACCGTCGATGTCCTTGGCACAGACGATATGATTGATGTCGACTACTCGGTCGAGGAGCAAGCATCGGGTAGTATTCAGGCCAGCGTGGGTTATGCCCAGACGACTGGCTTAAACCTGGGTGTGAGTGTTCAGCAAAACAACTGGCTGGGCACCGGTAAGCAGGTGAGTTTTGGTATTAATAAAAACACTTACCAAACGCTTTACAGCTACAGCTATTCAGATCCGTACTTTACGCCGGATGGTGTGAGTCGTGGTTTGAGCGCCTATTATCGTACGCGGGACTATTCCAAAATTAACGTGTCCAGCTACAGCACCGATGCTTATGGTGCGGACATGACTTTCGGCTATCCGATATCTGAAATTTCCCGTGTCGGCTTCGGTTTGGGTTTTATTAATCAGAAGATTAAAACCGGCCGCTATGCGCCACAGGAAATTGCCAGTAGCCCTAGCCTGAGCGCCTTTTCATCCAACTCCTATATCACACAGTACGATTGGGAAAATATTTCTCTTCCCGCCGCCAGCGCCAATCCATCAGGTTATGCTGTTCCGATAGAAAATAATCAGTATCAGGAATTTGAAATTGATACTTACGCTATTACCGAAGAAAACCTGCTGGCAACGCAGCCCGGTTTTATTGACGAATACGGTAAAGATTTTTCCAGCGCTACTCTGTCCTTTAATTGGAGCCGAATCACGCTGAACCGCGGTATTTTAGCCACCAGGGGGAGCTCTCAGCGTTTGCAGTTTGAGGCAACGGTGCCTAGCAGTGAAATGGAATACTATAAGCTTACCTATAATGGTCATATTTTCTTCCCTCTAACTAAAGATTTTACTTTGCGTCTGAAATCGCGTTTGGGTTATGGCGATGGCTACGGAAGTATGGATGAGCTGCCATTTTTTGAGAATTTCTACTCCGGCGGATTTGGTTCTGTGCGAGGGTTTGAACGTTCTACTTTAGGACCGCGTGGTTCTCCCTCCTGGGAATATCGTACGGCTGTCGACAATAATCGCAATGCATTACCGACGGGTTGGACGGATCTGAATCGTGATGGAAATATTCAATCGACAGAGCTGTCGGGTGTTTCGCCGAATTATATCGCTTGCGAAGACCCAACATCTCCCCAGGTTCTGAACAGTAGCTATCAAATTTGTGAGCCCGGTAAACTGATGGCATACCAAACCGGTGGCGTTCGTTCTATCGGCGGTAACGTTCTGGCGGAATTTAGTGCCGAGATGATTCTGCCCATTCCCTTTATTGAAGATACTCGCTCGATGCAGTTAGTGGCCTTTGTTGACGCAGGTAACGTATTCTCCGGTTACTGCCGCAAAGACAATTTTAAACAGTTAAACTGCCACGAGATTTCTGCTGATTACCTGAGTTCTTCTGCGGGGTTTGGCTTTACCTGGATTTCCGGGTTTGGCCCAATGACGTTCAGCTATTCTGTGCCTCTGCACCGGAATGAAAATGACCGAACGGAGGCTTTCCAGTTCTCGTTCGGAACCGGCTTCTAA
- the lpxB gene encoding lipid-A-disaccharide synthase yields MSGQGSAASVSLRRVGIVVGEASGDILGAGLMSELQRRFPDCVFEGVGGPRMLAMGFRSLHNMERLAVMGLVEPLKRLPELLSIRKQLRVYFSENPPDIFIGIDAPDFNLTLEEKLRNAGVVTAHYVSPSVWAWRQGRVKKIARAVDLMLTLFPFEAQFYSEHDVTVACVGHTLADEIPLDIDQGAAQKKLKLPDAPALKTIALLPGSRAAEVAYLAETFFQAATICVQKNPQLRFLMAAANESRQHQIDDVLQAFPQLPVTLFLKQSHDVMAASDVVLMASGTTTLEALLLKKPMVIAYKMASLSWMILRRLVKSPFVGLPNLLAGRMLVPELLQDQATAENLADEILSYCDNAGKVAALQKDYLDIHLSLKKNADVAAANAICELLERKKNI; encoded by the coding sequence ATGAGTGGGCAGGGCTCTGCTGCTTCGGTATCACTTAGGCGTGTGGGCATTGTTGTTGGCGAAGCCTCTGGCGATATTCTTGGCGCTGGCTTAATGTCCGAATTGCAGCGTCGCTTTCCCGATTGCGTTTTTGAGGGGGTGGGCGGGCCGCGAATGTTGGCCATGGGTTTTCGTTCTCTCCACAATATGGAGCGCCTGGCGGTTATGGGGTTAGTTGAACCTCTGAAACGATTGCCGGAGCTGCTTTCCATTCGTAAACAGTTGCGTGTTTACTTTAGTGAAAATCCACCGGATATTTTTATCGGAATTGACGCTCCGGATTTTAATCTCACACTGGAAGAAAAACTGCGTAATGCGGGAGTGGTAACCGCACACTATGTTAGCCCTTCTGTTTGGGCATGGCGACAAGGCCGCGTTAAAAAGATAGCGCGAGCTGTCGATCTTATGCTCACGTTATTTCCCTTCGAAGCACAATTTTATAGCGAGCACGATGTAACGGTTGCCTGTGTAGGCCATACGCTAGCCGATGAGATTCCGTTAGACATTGACCAGGGGGCCGCGCAGAAAAAATTAAAACTGCCGGACGCTCCTGCACTCAAAACCATCGCGTTGCTTCCCGGTAGTCGTGCGGCCGAAGTCGCGTATCTGGCCGAAACATTTTTTCAGGCGGCAACTATTTGCGTGCAAAAAAATCCTCAGTTACGTTTTTTGATGGCAGCAGCCAATGAGTCACGCCAGCATCAAATCGACGATGTTCTCCAGGCTTTTCCTCAGCTGCCCGTAACGCTTTTCTTGAAGCAGTCTCACGACGTTATGGCGGCATCTGATGTTGTACTAATGGCTTCTGGCACCACGACGTTAGAGGCTCTATTGCTAAAAAAACCCATGGTTATCGCCTATAAAATGGCGAGCTTGTCCTGGATGATTTTACGGCGATTAGTTAAAAGTCCGTTTGTTGGCTTGCCGAATTTATTGGCGGGGAGGATGCTGGTTCCAGAATTATTACAAGACCAGGCAACGGCGGAAAATCTCGCGGATGAAATATTGTCCTATTGCGATAATGCCGGGAAAGTCGCTGCGTTGCAGAAGGATTATTTGGATATTCATTTGTCGCTTAAAAAGAATGCCGATGTTGCTGCAGCCAATGCTATATG
- the lpxA gene encoding acyl-ACP--UDP-N-acetylglucosamine O-acyltransferase — translation MTESRIHSQALVDPGADIAPGVEIGPWSVIGPDVSIDEGTVVASHVIIKGPTRIGKNNKIYQFSSVGEDTPDLKYNGEPTRLVIGDNNIIREGVTIHRGTVQDRSETTIGNDNLLMAYVHIGHDSIIGNHCILVNNAALAGHVVVGDWAILSGYTLVHQFCHIGAHAFTGMGSAVGKDIPAYVVVTGAPGAARSINMEGLKRRGFSKDEISQLNKAFKTVYRRGLTLEKAIEELESLAASTGSLSVLIESLKSSTRGIVR, via the coding sequence ATGACAGAAAGTCGTATTCACTCACAAGCACTTGTTGACCCCGGCGCGGATATTGCCCCTGGGGTGGAGATTGGGCCGTGGAGTGTTATTGGTCCCGATGTGAGCATCGATGAAGGGACTGTTGTCGCATCCCATGTAATTATTAAGGGGCCCACCCGAATCGGAAAAAACAACAAGATTTATCAATTTTCTTCGGTGGGTGAAGATACTCCAGATTTAAAATACAACGGAGAACCCACCCGTTTAGTTATTGGTGACAATAATATTATCCGCGAAGGCGTCACTATTCATCGGGGCACCGTGCAGGATCGCAGTGAAACGACCATCGGCAATGATAATTTGCTGATGGCTTATGTGCATATAGGCCACGACAGCATTATTGGTAATCACTGTATTCTGGTCAATAATGCTGCCCTGGCAGGACATGTTGTCGTTGGTGATTGGGCGATTCTTAGCGGATACACACTGGTTCATCAGTTTTGTCATATTGGTGCCCACGCTTTTACCGGTATGGGTAGCGCAGTTGGTAAGGATATTCCAGCCTACGTGGTTGTGACGGGAGCGCCTGGCGCGGCACGCAGCATTAATATGGAAGGTTTGAAGCGCCGAGGCTTCTCAAAAGACGAAATTTCCCAGTTAAATAAAGCGTTCAAAACGGTCTATCGCCGTGGACTGACGCTGGAGAAGGCGATTGAGGAGCTTGAGTCATTAGCGGCTTCTACCGGTAGCCTGAGCGTTTTAATTGAATCCTTAAAATCTTCGACGCGAGGAATTGTTCGCTAA